A DNA window from Pleuronectes platessa chromosome 19, fPlePla1.1, whole genome shotgun sequence contains the following coding sequences:
- the rab14l gene encoding RAB14, member RAS oncogene family, like codes for MATAPYNYSYIFKYIIIGDMGVGKSCLLHQFTEKKFMADCPHTIGVEFGTRIIEVSGQKIKLQIWDTAGQERFRAVTRSYYRGAAGALMVYDITRRSTYNHLSSWLTDARNLTNPNTVIILIGNKADLEAQRDVTYEEAKQFAEENGLLFLEASAKTGENVEDAFLEAAKKIYQNIQDGSLDLNAAESGVQHKPSAPQGGRLTSEPQPQREGCGC; via the exons ATGGCCACCGCACCGTATAACTACTCCTACATTTTCAAATACATCATCATTG GGGACATGGGGGTAGGGAAGTCATGTTTGCTTCACCAGTTCACAGAAAAGAAAT TCATGGCCGACTGTCCCCACACGATCGGTGTGGAGTTCGGTACCAGAATCATCGAGGTGAGTGGCCAGAAGATCAAGCTGCAGATCTGGGACACAGCGGGACAGGAGCGCTTCAGGGCCGTCACCCGCTCCTACTACCGCGGTGCCGCAGGAGCACTCATGGTCTACGACATCACCag GAGAAGCACGTACAACCACCTCAGCAGCTGGTTGACTGATGCCAGAAACCTCACCAACCCAAACACT GTGATCATTCTCATAGGGAACAAAGCAGACCTGGAGGCCCAGAGGGACGTCACATACGAGGAGGCGAAGCAATTTGCTGAGGAGAACG GTCTGTTGTTTCTCGAAGCGAGTGCGAAAAC AGGTGAAAACGTGGAGGACGCCTTCCTGGAAGCTGCAAAGAAGATCTACCAGAACATCCAAGATGGCAGCCTGGACCTGAACGCCGCAGAGTCGGGGGTCCAGCACAAGCCCTCTGCCCCCCAGGGTGGCCGGCTAACCAGCGAACCACAGCCCCAGAGGGAAGGCTGCGGCTGCTAA